A stretch of DNA from Ranitomeya variabilis isolate aRanVar5 chromosome 1, aRanVar5.hap1, whole genome shotgun sequence:
tttcttggcgcacggtgtgtgttgccggcggcggaagacacaataaaccaaacataattgtggcaaatcaaactttttttattttgtaacaaccaaaaaatgtattcactgcgctggcttggggtagagtgatgtaaacggggggtgtgaagcactgaggcctggctaaccgtggacgacgcagaggtggcagaagaaggggcaatgaaactagaagggtctggaagttcggggatggggcttgacacatgagaggcttgagacgcactggaagggtgagacaaacctgacattacagacacattgggaggtgaagggggaggaatgctaagagtcctctgtttttttttttttgtgtgttttttttttgctttgcctggttgtgggaggtcttggtgggctcatatggcgtggcggtgGGTGacttgtcagggtccggctgcaccgtgtcagagtccatagtgctcgtagatcgtgcagccacgccaaagtccatagtgctcatagagcgggcagcagtgccagagtccatagtgctcgtagagcgtgcagccatgccagagtccatagtgctcgtagagcgggcagcagtgccagagtccatagtgctcgtagagcgtgcagccacgccagagtccatagtgctcgtagagcgtgcagccacaccagagtccatagtgctcgtagagcgtgcagccatgccagagtccatagtgctcgtagagcgtgcagccatgccagagtccacagtgctcatagagcgtgcagccacaccagagtccatagtgctcgtagagcgtgcagccacgccagagtccatagtgctcgtagagcgtgcagccatgccaaagtccatagcgcatgtagagcggaaggccatgccagggtcctgctgcatcgtggtggtggcggtacggaaggccatgccagggtcctgctgcatcatggtggtggcggtctggaaggccatgccagggtcctgctgcatcgtggtggtggcggtacggaaggccatgccagggtcctgctgcatcgtggtggtggtggaggatgtccaaacaggagcagcggatgtcgtggtggtggcggtgggatgtccaactgcactcggcatggtggtggtgctgtagtggtgtccggctgtggaaggaattgaggtggccgtgcagtgggatgcagcagaggtcggcattgaggtcaatcgtgacagtcacagcacaggtggatatgccgccactgtctgctggaaatactgactctgctgcatagcctgcacgtaagcagcaattgcaggcctgcatgacactcagctggagatcaggagtaaggtgttccgacatgccctgctcaatttggttaaaaaaatgatgtgctggcctctggaggtcggctttcacttgatcaaggcttttgctgacctcctggatacgtgcattcaagaggttatgtgaaacatccattcggtcacccaaagccttgattgcttcgtgtaaaaccgagctcaagtgcaaaaactcgggcatgagtgtcctgtccgaagccctctgccgctgtcgggaggagccccaaaaaaaggggcagtggaagaggactgcgaaaggggaaggcctgatggaccagctccctggtctccagttagtgtggcaggcccacttgctgcagcgctgctggatggctgggacgggggtccgtggctgtcggatgaaggaccgctccagaacctgggccaacagtagtgctgtatgtgctgtgaaaaaaggaaaaagacaattaataccaaaaattaaccagacgcaaaatcctgtggaatataaaaatacagattatggcaatataatacaaccaaatgcaaggggaaaatacttacgttctctgggcaaggaccggtcttaaaaatgccagaacgcgatggtatttgtattttcggatccttgctcctgaaccactgggaacacggctctcttgatgcaggtcattgttgaagcggtccttcatcgaatgccaacgtgttttgactttggacactgtttaaaaaaaattgtgatcagaaaaaggacttttggccgtgctcacacaactgtgtgtgatgacagaaactcctgagagtttctttcatcacacagagtcgagtgagcacggccaaggtctctgctgcttcgcagtgcaatacttaccaaatgcatttcggacccgtgtcggggcattgtcccagccatcccacatcgcttgggccacctcattccataagcgccggatcgtgacgttgtttgagtgcagtggattccaggtgtcccacaacgggactcgctcctggaccagggagatgaggaggtcattctcaataagatcatcctcccgttgcgaaacctaaaaattaaagaaagtcattacagtttgctcaattaacataaggaaaagaaagaaaaaagatgctgagaaatggcatgaatagtaaagtcaacatacaaaaggattccagaagaaaaaagtaaagtggaaagaaaggaagattcaagaatattacactgaggacagtcagccttgtatacgtacccgctgctgtctttccaccggaccttgactccgctgctcctgccctgtctcagccacagtagaagagctctaaaaaaaagaaaaaatctaattgtcacatgtgtagatgtgacagtgaatacttaccaatctgacgaggcaagtactcacctcactgacatgctccacttccgactgttgtggacgaaactcctcaccagaagaagaatccgaagaagacattctgatgcatgtagaaagaaagaaatgcaagaaattaggacatgtagagacagaaaatagaatataaaggcattggctaggatatactcacattgtcctgaggcttgtttgctccaaggtgcggtggtcagtctgctct
This window harbors:
- the LOC143793897 gene encoding uncharacterized protein LOC143793897 isoform X2, with the protein product MWDGWDNAPTRVRNAFVSKVKTRWHSMKDRFNNDLHQESRVPSGSGARIRKYKYHRVLAFLRPVLAQRTTYSTTVGPGSGAVLHPTATDPRPSHPAALQQVGLPH
- the LOC143793897 gene encoding uncharacterized protein LOC143793897 isoform X1: MPEFLHLSSVLHEAIKALGDRMDVSHNLLNARIQEVSKSLDQVKADLQRPAHHFFNQIEQGMSEHLTPDLQLSVMQACNCCLRAGYAAESVFPADSGGISTCAVTVTIDLNADLCCIPLHGHLNSFHSRTPLQHHHHAECSWTSHRHHHDIRCSCLDILHHHHDAAGPWHGLPYRHHHDAAGPWHGLPDRHHHDAAGPWHGLPYRHHHDAAGPWHGLPLYMRYGLWHGCTLYEHYGLWRGCTLYEHYGLWCGCTLYEHCGLWHGCTLYEHYGLWHGCTLYEHYGLWCGCTLYEHYGLWRGCTLYEHYGLWHCCPLYEHYGLWHGCTLYEHYGLWHCCPLYEHYGLWRGCTIYEHYGL